A single window of Rhodococcus jostii RHA1 DNA harbors:
- a CDS encoding pyridoxamine 5'-phosphate oxidase family protein yields the protein MSQLSMTSEQREKFLADVHVGVIAVDRDGRAPLAVPIWYGYEPGGHVYVWTGRGSLKERLIRAAGRFSLVAQDEKPPYRYVSVEGPAEFDESPTADVVRRLATRYLPAEEVDSFVEEAYDDSAIVIRMRPEHWLSVDYGKGA from the coding sequence ATGTCGCAGTTGTCGATGACCAGTGAACAGCGCGAGAAGTTCCTCGCCGACGTACACGTGGGGGTGATCGCCGTCGACCGCGACGGGCGGGCACCGCTCGCCGTGCCCATCTGGTACGGCTACGAACCCGGCGGCCACGTCTACGTCTGGACCGGACGCGGGTCGCTGAAAGAGCGGCTGATCCGGGCCGCCGGCCGCTTCAGCCTCGTCGCCCAGGACGAGAAGCCGCCGTACCGGTACGTCAGCGTCGAAGGTCCGGCGGAGTTCGACGAATCACCCACCGCCGACGTCGTCCGCAGACTCGCCACCCGCTACCTGCCCGCCGAGGAGGTCGACAGTTTCGTGGAGGAGGCCTACGACGACAGCGCGATCGTCATCCGTATGCGGCCGGAGCACTGGCTGAGCGTCGACTACGGCAAAGGCGCGTAG
- a CDS encoding FAD-dependent oxidoreductase — protein MTELLDLSTDVLVIGGGPAGTWAALRARQSGADVVLVDKGYCGTSGATAPSGTGVWYVDPDPSARAKAKASRETLGGHLADHHWMDRVLDQTYANMNLLAEEGRYPFPVDPDTGRQIRTGLQGPEYMRRMRAWVKKAGVRILDHSPALELLVDADGQVRGAAGYQRQDDRDYRITAGAVVIASGGCAFLSRALGTNVDTGDGALMAAEVGATFSGMEFSNAYAIVPANSTITKTAYYGYATFFHADGRVLEGAGSTKGRSVIAKTLLSEPVFAQLDRADDDVQRQMRLGQPNFFLQFDRRGINPFTDRFEVSMLAEGTVRGTGGIDVVDDTCATSVPGLFAAGDAATRERICGGFTGGGSHNSAWAMSSGSWAGTGAARFARTERRVRAGELRPAGRAGLRPTGRSGLEASAVVAAAQAELIPYEKNYLRDGVRVQGALDELESLWTALSLGLGGDSGDERVRARQAAAITAVGRWMYHSTLARTETRGMSKRADYPDLDPAQHHHVLTGGLDDVWTATGAAHSGLLRVAS, from the coding sequence ATGACCGAACTTCTCGACCTGAGCACCGACGTCCTCGTCATCGGCGGCGGCCCCGCAGGAACGTGGGCTGCGCTGCGCGCACGGCAATCCGGGGCGGACGTCGTCCTCGTAGACAAGGGGTACTGCGGAACCAGCGGCGCCACCGCGCCTTCGGGCACCGGTGTCTGGTACGTCGACCCCGACCCGTCCGCCCGGGCGAAGGCCAAGGCCAGCCGCGAAACGCTCGGCGGCCATCTCGCCGATCACCACTGGATGGACCGCGTCCTCGACCAGACATACGCGAACATGAACCTCCTCGCCGAGGAAGGCCGGTACCCGTTCCCCGTCGACCCCGACACCGGCAGGCAGATCCGCACCGGACTCCAAGGGCCCGAATACATGCGGCGGATGCGGGCGTGGGTGAAGAAAGCGGGCGTCCGGATTCTCGACCACTCGCCGGCCCTCGAACTGCTCGTCGACGCCGACGGCCAGGTGCGCGGCGCGGCGGGCTACCAGCGCCAGGACGACCGCGACTACCGGATCACCGCGGGCGCCGTCGTGATCGCGAGCGGCGGCTGCGCGTTCCTGTCCCGCGCACTGGGCACGAACGTCGACACCGGCGACGGCGCGCTGATGGCCGCCGAGGTGGGCGCGACGTTCTCCGGCATGGAATTCTCCAACGCGTACGCGATCGTCCCCGCAAACTCCACCATCACCAAGACCGCCTACTACGGCTACGCCACGTTCTTCCACGCCGACGGACGCGTCCTCGAGGGCGCCGGCTCCACCAAGGGACGCTCGGTGATCGCGAAAACGCTGCTGTCCGAGCCAGTGTTCGCCCAGCTGGACCGCGCCGACGACGACGTGCAGCGCCAGATGCGACTCGGCCAGCCCAACTTCTTCCTGCAATTCGACCGGCGCGGCATCAACCCGTTCACCGACCGCTTCGAGGTCAGCATGCTCGCCGAGGGGACGGTGCGCGGAACCGGCGGCATCGACGTGGTCGACGACACCTGCGCCACATCCGTTCCCGGCCTGTTCGCGGCGGGTGACGCCGCGACCCGCGAACGCATCTGCGGCGGCTTCACCGGCGGCGGCAGCCACAACTCGGCGTGGGCGATGTCGTCCGGCAGCTGGGCGGGCACGGGGGCCGCGCGGTTCGCGCGAACCGAACGTCGGGTCCGGGCGGGCGAACTGCGTCCCGCCGGCCGGGCCGGACTGCGGCCCACGGGGCGGTCGGGGCTGGAGGCGTCCGCGGTCGTCGCGGCCGCGCAGGCCGAACTCATCCCGTACGAGAAGAACTATCTGCGGGACGGTGTGCGGGTGCAGGGTGCGCTCGACGAGCTGGAGTCGTTGTGGACGGCGTTGTCGCTGGGCCTCGGCGGCGACTCCGGCGACGAACGTGTCCGGGCCCGTCAGGCCGCGGCGATCACCGCGGTGGGCCGGTGGATGTACCACTCGACGCTCGCGCGGACGGAAACCCGCGGAATGAGTAAGCGCGCCGACTACCCGGACCTCGACCCGGCGCAGCACCACCATGTGCTCACCGGTGGGCTGGACGACGTGTGGACTGCGACCGGCGCGGCACACAGTGGGCTGTTGCGGGTGGCCTCGTGA